Proteins from a single region of Acidobacteriota bacterium:
- a CDS encoding HU family DNA-binding protein, giving the protein MIKADIVNEVAKASDVSRVKAAKAVDTIIGAMKQALADGKRIELRGFGVFQVRDRKKGVGRNPKTGVEVAIAPGKTVRFKPGKELKDL; this is encoded by the coding sequence ATGATCAAGGCCGATATCGTCAACGAAGTCGCGAAAGCCTCCGATGTTTCTCGGGTCAAAGCGGCAAAAGCCGTGGATACCATCATCGGTGCCATGAAGCAGGCTCTCGCCGACGGCAAGCGCATCGAGCTGCGCGGCTTTGGCGTGTTCCAGGTACGGGACCGCAAGAAGGGCGTCGGGCGCAACCCCAAGACCGGGGTCGAGGTCGCCATCGCCCCGGGCAAGACCGTCCGTTTCAAGCCCGGCAAAGAGCTCAAAGACCTGTAG